In Synechococcus sp. CB0101, a genomic segment contains:
- the sixA gene encoding phosphohistidine phosphatase SixA, whose amino-acid sequence MAPRKRELLLLRHGIAEERVEGADDAQRALTPEGRERTIAQLRQLVDLDLGCDLVLSSPLVRARQTAELAVQAGLAPELELAAALAPLADPLPLLERWLGAVSPRPAWRRLALVGHEPDLSTLAALLIGVPMALAPEALQLKKAGVVLLQWPKPPQAGLLGSARLELLLPPRVLLGRRQMPPSGG is encoded by the coding sequence ATGGCACCGCGTAAACGGGAGCTGCTGCTACTGCGCCATGGCATCGCTGAGGAGCGGGTCGAAGGGGCCGACGACGCCCAACGCGCCCTGACCCCGGAAGGTCGTGAGCGCACCATCGCCCAGCTGCGCCAATTGGTGGATCTCGATCTCGGTTGTGATCTGGTGCTGAGCAGCCCTCTGGTGCGGGCCCGCCAAACGGCTGAGTTGGCTGTGCAGGCCGGCTTGGCTCCTGAGTTGGAGCTGGCCGCAGCCCTGGCCCCCCTGGCTGATCCGCTGCCTCTGCTGGAGCGCTGGCTGGGCGCAGTGTCGCCCCGGCCGGCCTGGCGGCGCCTGGCGCTCGTGGGCCATGAGCCCGACCTCAGCACCTTGGCAGCGCTGTTGATTGGTGTGCCCATGGCCCTGGCCCCCGAGGCCCTGCAGCTGAAGAAGGCCGGTGTGGTGCTGTTGCAATGGCCCAAGCCGCCCCAGGCTGGCCTGCTGGGCAGTGCGCGGCTGGAGCTGCTGCTGCCGCCTCGGGTGTTGCTGGGCCGGCGCCAGATGCCCCCATCCGGTGGCTGA
- a CDS encoding DUF3352 domain-containing protein, which produces MKARPFLAAVLAAAIALLSLGATGWWLLWQRSPLGLQSQRLELPLAARFVPRTAPLSLHWLLTPDQPAAYARAVAAPRQRRQAAAAADRLRDGAFAAAGLDYATELAPWLGRESSFALLTPPGASEQPGWVLALRSRDGEGARRFLQRFWQSRSLAGTDLQISSYRGMGLISGRGALLGQDPQPLATALINDELVLIASGRGVLEQALDVSQIDELNQAASAPLQQAVARLGHGVALLTARPQAMEQWLGLPGQLGDEPGAAVELVAALSPASRGLQLDALTQLREPLAALPAVPIALPQQLQLPATSLALLSEPARLLETSDPDPWAQLLGPVLRGALERLPASLPALVAAEDHGPLLWAQSGDGWLLGTQAQQPPLEVLDAALASEGYSNSPLQSHGLTLQAWTKLQSKPVKGNPDQLQAQLAGARSLQGGWAWWGQGLSVLNQQDEGRHAPAERLEQLESLGTPKAPVQWAMDGPTAQQLLAVWQPWRLVSALSSSELTPLVDGAALSLEGDGPSARALRLRGLLQFKG; this is translated from the coding sequence ATGAAGGCCCGCCCCTTCCTGGCGGCAGTGTTGGCGGCAGCCATCGCGTTGCTGAGTCTGGGGGCAACGGGCTGGTGGTTGCTGTGGCAGCGCAGTCCCCTTGGGTTGCAGTCCCAACGGCTGGAATTGCCGCTGGCAGCTCGGTTTGTGCCCCGCACGGCACCGCTCAGCCTGCACTGGTTGCTCACACCTGATCAGCCAGCCGCCTATGCCAGGGCGGTGGCGGCACCGCGGCAGCGGCGCCAGGCGGCAGCTGCGGCGGATCGTTTGCGTGATGGGGCCTTCGCCGCCGCTGGCCTGGATTACGCCACGGAGCTGGCCCCCTGGCTGGGGCGCGAAAGCAGCTTTGCCCTCCTCACCCCGCCGGGGGCATCGGAGCAGCCCGGTTGGGTGCTGGCCCTGCGCAGCCGCGATGGCGAGGGCGCCCGCCGCTTCCTGCAGCGGTTCTGGCAGAGCCGCAGCCTGGCCGGCACCGACCTGCAGATCAGCAGCTACCGCGGCATGGGCTTGATCAGTGGCCGCGGCGCCCTGCTGGGCCAGGACCCGCAGCCTCTGGCCACGGCCCTGATCAACGACGAACTGGTGCTGATCGCCTCCGGCCGCGGCGTGCTGGAGCAGGCCCTGGATGTGTCGCAGATTGATGAACTGAATCAGGCTGCTAGTGCGCCGCTCCAGCAGGCCGTGGCACGCCTGGGTCATGGCGTGGCCTTGCTCACCGCCCGGCCGCAGGCGATGGAGCAGTGGCTGGGGCTACCCGGCCAATTGGGAGATGAGCCTGGGGCTGCTGTGGAGCTGGTGGCCGCCCTCAGCCCCGCCAGCCGAGGTCTCCAGCTGGATGCCCTCACCCAGTTGCGTGAGCCTTTGGCGGCTCTGCCGGCTGTGCCGATCGCTCTGCCGCAGCAATTGCAGCTGCCAGCCACCAGCCTGGCCCTGCTGAGCGAACCGGCCCGCCTGCTGGAGACCAGCGATCCCGATCCTTGGGCCCAGCTGCTGGGTCCGGTGCTGCGCGGTGCCCTCGAGCGCCTGCCTGCGTCTCTGCCGGCATTGGTAGCGGCTGAAGATCATGGACCTTTGCTCTGGGCCCAGTCCGGCGATGGCTGGCTGTTGGGGACCCAGGCGCAGCAACCGCCGCTTGAGGTGTTGGATGCGGCCCTGGCGAGCGAGGGCTACAGCAACTCGCCGCTGCAAAGCCATGGCCTCACGCTGCAGGCCTGGACCAAACTCCAGTCGAAGCCGGTGAAGGGCAATCCCGACCAGCTGCAGGCTCAGCTGGCGGGCGCTCGCTCCCTCCAGGGCGGTTGGGCTTGGTGGGGTCAAGGCCTCAGCGTGCTGAATCAGCAGGATGAAGGTCGCCATGCCCCGGCGGAACGCCTCGAGCAGCTGGAGAGCCTTGGCACCCCGAAGGCACCCGTGCAGTGGGCCATGGATGGCCCCACGGCACAGCAACTGCTGGCTGTCTGGCAGCCCTGGCGGCTGGTGAGCGCCCTCTCCAGCAGTGAGCTCACGCCGTTGGTGGATGGGGCTGCCCTCAGCCTCGAGGGCGATGGGCCTTCCGCTCGGGCCTTGCGGCTGCGCGGCCTGCTGCAGTTCAAGGGTTGA
- a CDS encoding rhodanese-like domain-containing protein has product MSTPTPIRAQELQQRLEAGENLQLVDVREPMELELAKLQQPVIHLPLSSSEQWIGSLHEHLDPERDVVVLCHAGVRSWQFGCWLMEAQGFPKVWNLQGGIDAWSVEVDSSVPRY; this is encoded by the coding sequence ATGAGCACCCCCACCCCGATTCGCGCCCAGGAGCTGCAGCAACGCCTGGAGGCCGGCGAGAACCTCCAGTTGGTGGATGTGCGCGAACCCATGGAGCTGGAGCTGGCCAAGCTGCAACAGCCGGTGATTCACCTGCCCCTCAGCAGCTCCGAGCAGTGGATCGGATCCCTCCACGAGCACCTCGACCCTGAGCGCGATGTGGTGGTGCTGTGCCATGCCGGCGTGCGCAGCTGGCAATTCGGCTGCTGGCTGATGGAAGCGCAGGGATTCCCCAAGGTGTGGAACCTGCAGGGCGGCATCGACGCCTGGAGCGTGGAGGTGGATTCGAGCGTGCCCCGCTACTGA
- a CDS encoding HrcA family transcriptional regulator: MLSQQRPYDPGTHDTDAAPVQPLPRRQEQVLQATVRHYVDTTEPVGSKTLVQRFGLEASPATIRSAMGALEQRGLLTQPHTSAGRVPSPLGYRHYVDCLLPAPGAAAIQLQRELMGLSLQWAAFDDLLLHLARRLADLTGLLSLITRPQRPSPALQALRLVPSGDRLLVFLVDGGASATSLNLRLPHGSTHTLPALERWVSEQLAEGPINWQSLPPQLQSCGDLLRQGLLSHQQADTSQQASAVSLGLGGLLGQPEFQRSASLRPLLQLVESEPQRVLEPARATPLGGVWIGAEHPDTALHACAVVQASYAAAGGSAGQVALIGPMRMAYATARAAVQAVASTLERLLS, encoded by the coding sequence CTGCTGAGCCAACAGCGCCCCTACGATCCCGGCACCCACGACACAGACGCCGCTCCCGTGCAGCCATTGCCCCGCCGGCAAGAGCAAGTGCTGCAGGCCACCGTGCGTCACTACGTGGACACCACCGAACCGGTGGGCAGCAAAACGCTGGTGCAACGCTTCGGGTTGGAGGCCAGCCCCGCCACCATCCGCTCCGCCATGGGAGCCCTGGAGCAGCGCGGTCTGCTCACCCAGCCCCACACCTCCGCCGGGCGAGTGCCCAGCCCCCTGGGCTACCGCCACTACGTGGATTGCCTGCTGCCCGCTCCCGGTGCCGCCGCCATCCAGTTGCAGCGGGAGCTGATGGGGCTGAGCCTGCAGTGGGCTGCCTTCGACGACCTCCTGCTCCATCTGGCCCGCCGCCTGGCCGATCTCACGGGGCTCCTGAGCCTGATCACCCGGCCACAGCGACCCAGCCCCGCCCTGCAGGCCCTGCGCCTGGTGCCCAGCGGCGATCGCCTGCTGGTGTTTCTGGTGGATGGCGGGGCCTCGGCCACCAGCCTCAACCTGCGGCTGCCCCACGGCAGCACCCACACCCTGCCGGCCCTGGAGCGCTGGGTGAGCGAACAGCTGGCCGAGGGTCCGATCAACTGGCAGAGCCTGCCTCCCCAACTGCAGAGCTGCGGCGACCTGTTGCGCCAGGGGCTACTCAGCCATCAGCAGGCTGACACCAGCCAACAGGCCAGTGCAGTGTCCCTGGGACTGGGCGGATTGCTCGGGCAACCGGAATTCCAACGCAGTGCCTCCCTCAGGCCCCTGCTCCAGCTCGTGGAAAGTGAACCGCAGCGGGTGCTGGAACCCGCTCGTGCCACGCCACTGGGTGGCGTGTGGATCGGCGCCGAGCACCCGGATACGGCCCTGCACGCCTGCGCTGTGGTGCAGGCCAGCTATGCCGCAGCCGGTGGTTCTGCTGGGCAAGTGGCCCTAATCGGGCCGATGCGGATGGCTTATGCCACAGCACGGGCAGCCGTGCAGGCCGTGGCCAGCACCCTGGAGCGGCTGCTCAGCTAA
- the trpB gene encoding tryptophan synthase subunit beta — MTSSIPQVDPAALELAARPNSLGRYGQFGGQYVPETLIPALAELEQAAAEAWKDPAFTDRLNHLLRNYVGRPNPLYEAERLTEHYRRADGGPRIWLKREDLNHTGAHKINNALGQALLALRMGKKRIIAETGAGQHGVATATVCARFGLECVVYMGAEDMRRQALNVFRMRLLGATVQPVTAGTATLKDATSEAIRDWVTNVETTHYILGSVAGPHPFPMLVRDFHAVIGEETKRQCHEAFGRNPDVLLACVGGGSNAMGLFHPFVEDTNVRLVGVEAAGDGVATGRHAATITEGRVGVLHGAMSLLLQDGEGQVKEAHSISAGLDYPGVGPEHSYLKTIGRAEYGAVTDAEALDALQLLCQLEGIIPALETAHAFAWLDKLCPTLAPGTEVVINLSGRGDKDVNTVADRLGSALGD, encoded by the coding sequence GTGACCAGCAGCATCCCCCAGGTTGATCCCGCGGCCCTGGAGCTTGCTGCTCGGCCCAACAGCCTCGGCCGCTATGGCCAGTTCGGCGGGCAATACGTGCCCGAAACCCTGATCCCTGCCCTGGCGGAACTGGAGCAGGCGGCGGCCGAAGCCTGGAAGGACCCCGCTTTCACCGATCGGCTCAACCACCTGCTCCGCAACTACGTGGGGCGGCCGAATCCGCTCTATGAAGCTGAGCGGCTCACCGAGCACTACCGCCGTGCCGACGGTGGCCCGCGCATCTGGCTGAAGCGCGAAGACCTCAATCACACCGGTGCCCACAAGATCAACAACGCGCTTGGGCAGGCGCTGCTGGCCCTGCGCATGGGCAAGAAGCGGATCATTGCGGAGACCGGCGCGGGGCAGCACGGCGTGGCCACCGCCACCGTGTGTGCCCGTTTCGGCCTGGAGTGCGTCGTGTACATGGGCGCTGAAGACATGCGCCGCCAGGCCCTCAACGTGTTCCGCATGCGTCTGTTGGGCGCCACGGTGCAGCCCGTGACCGCCGGCACCGCCACCCTCAAGGACGCCACCAGTGAAGCGATCCGCGACTGGGTGACCAACGTGGAAACCACCCACTACATCCTCGGATCGGTGGCTGGGCCCCACCCCTTCCCGATGCTGGTGCGCGATTTCCACGCCGTGATCGGCGAGGAAACCAAGCGTCAGTGTCACGAAGCCTTTGGCCGCAATCCCGACGTGCTGTTGGCCTGCGTGGGCGGGGGCTCCAACGCCATGGGTCTGTTCCATCCGTTTGTGGAGGACACCAATGTGCGCCTGGTGGGCGTGGAAGCAGCCGGTGATGGCGTCGCCACCGGACGCCATGCCGCCACGATCACTGAGGGCCGCGTGGGTGTGCTGCACGGCGCCATGAGCCTGCTCCTGCAGGACGGCGAAGGTCAGGTGAAGGAAGCCCACTCGATCAGTGCCGGTCTCGACTACCCCGGCGTGGGCCCGGAACACAGCTATCTCAAAACGATCGGCCGTGCGGAATACGGCGCGGTGACCGATGCCGAGGCCCTCGATGCGCTGCAGCTGCTGTGCCAGCTGGAGGGCATCATTCCTGCCTTGGAAACGGCTCACGCCTTTGCCTGGCTCGACAAGCTCTGCCCCACCCTCGCGCCAGGCACCGAGGTGGTGATCAACCTCTCCGGCCGCGGCGACAAGGACGTGAACACCGTGGCCGACCGTCTCGGTAGCGCCCTCGGCGATTGA
- a CDS encoding translation initiation factor, with the protein MAKGGWQEFSRPESLQRGAAASEPTPKTQQRVRVQRTKSGKGGKMVTAITGLEAAESELKALLKQLKAAAGTGGTVKDGVIELQGDQVAPALAALEKAGYRPKQAGG; encoded by the coding sequence ATGGCCAAGGGCGGCTGGCAGGAATTCAGCAGACCGGAGAGCTTGCAGCGCGGTGCCGCAGCGTCGGAGCCCACCCCAAAAACGCAGCAGCGGGTGCGGGTGCAGCGCACCAAATCTGGCAAGGGCGGAAAGATGGTGACCGCCATCACCGGGCTCGAAGCAGCGGAGAGCGAGCTCAAGGCCCTGCTCAAGCAGCTCAAGGCGGCCGCAGGCACCGGCGGCACCGTGAAGGATGGCGTGATCGAACTCCAAGGCGATCAGGTGGCTCCGGCCCTGGCGGCTCTGGAGAAGGCTGGTTATCGCCCGAAGCAAGCCGGGGGCTGA
- a CDS encoding ChaN family lipoprotein codes for MRRWDCGAIGLLLSVLMGGLPAVGELLPAECQAALATAERQRLDLQRRTADLAVLMLGEIHTSVDDHAWQLGTLESLSAQRRLTLALEMIPAARQPILDRFNRGELDEAALLQEVDWPAVWGHDPELYLPLLRWARLRGVPLLAINAEPELVRRVRRQDLATIPKTERDGIGTPAPPRAAYRQRLEASWRGHRSLAAASESKDDLQLFIDSQLLRDRAMAERLAAAHRENPDRLAVALIGVGHLEGGDGVPQQLRDLGINAQLSLRRPALPAGCTPAPRGARLGAYLESDANGVWVRQVAPGSAAAAAGLEPGDRILKLNGQPVQRAGQVIRGVRLQPDGRPLQLTIERAGRQRQLELQLPPSSDPRLAARDNGANA; via the coding sequence ATGAGGCGCTGGGATTGCGGTGCGATCGGCCTGCTGCTGAGCGTGCTGATGGGCGGCCTGCCGGCCGTGGGCGAGCTGCTGCCGGCCGAATGCCAGGCAGCCCTGGCGACGGCCGAACGGCAGCGCCTGGATCTGCAACGCCGCACAGCGGATCTTGCAGTGCTGATGCTGGGCGAAATCCACACCAGCGTTGACGACCACGCCTGGCAGCTGGGCACCCTGGAGAGCCTGAGCGCCCAGCGAAGGCTGACGCTGGCACTCGAGATGATCCCCGCGGCGCGCCAGCCGATCCTCGATCGCTTCAACCGCGGCGAGCTGGATGAGGCCGCCCTGCTGCAGGAGGTGGACTGGCCAGCCGTGTGGGGGCACGACCCTGAGCTGTACCTGCCGCTGCTGCGCTGGGCCCGGCTGCGGGGCGTTCCCCTGCTGGCGATCAATGCGGAGCCGGAATTGGTGCGGCGGGTGCGGCGGCAGGATCTGGCGACCATCCCTAAGACCGAGCGCGACGGCATCGGCACACCCGCACCACCAAGAGCTGCCTATCGCCAGCGCCTGGAGGCCAGCTGGCGGGGGCACCGCAGCCTGGCGGCTGCTTCCGAGAGCAAGGACGATCTGCAGCTGTTTATCGACAGCCAGCTGCTGCGCGATCGCGCCATGGCGGAGCGGCTGGCGGCCGCCCACCGCGAGAACCCCGATCGCCTGGCGGTGGCCCTGATCGGGGTGGGGCATCTGGAAGGGGGTGATGGGGTACCCCAGCAATTACGCGACTTGGGGATCAACGCGCAGCTCAGCCTGCGTCGCCCGGCCTTGCCGGCGGGCTGCACACCGGCACCACGGGGGGCACGGCTCGGGGCCTACCTGGAAAGCGACGCGAACGGCGTGTGGGTGCGCCAGGTGGCACCGGGATCGGCCGCCGCAGCCGCTGGCCTGGAACCCGGCGATCGGATCCTGAAACTGAACGGCCAGCCGGTGCAGCGAGCCGGCCAGGTGATCCGCGGCGTGCGGCTGCAGCCCGACGGCCGGCCGCTGCAGCTCACGATCGAGCGGGCTGGACGGCAACGGCAGCTGGAGCTGCAGCTACCTCCCTCCAGCGACCCCCGCCTCGCGGCCAGGGATAATGGCGCCAACGCCTGA
- the cysC gene encoding adenylyl-sulfate kinase, whose amino-acid sequence MTATTTYGELTNQGASTNIAWHHASVDRAARAEQRGHRSAILWFTGLSGSGKSTLANAVNQALFERGLACYVLDGDNIRHGLCKDLGFSDADREENIRRIGEVSKLFLDAGVVVLTAFVSPFKADRDRARALVQAGDFVEIHCAADLSVCEQRDTKGLYAKARAGEIKEFTGISSPYEAPEAPELKVDTGSQSLEQSVEQVLAYLSAQGVIPQKG is encoded by the coding sequence ATGACCGCAACCACCACCTACGGCGAGCTCACCAACCAGGGGGCTTCCACCAACATCGCCTGGCACCACGCCTCGGTGGATCGGGCGGCACGGGCTGAGCAGCGCGGCCACCGCAGCGCCATCCTCTGGTTCACAGGCCTGAGCGGTTCGGGCAAGAGCACCCTGGCCAACGCCGTGAACCAGGCGCTATTCGAGCGCGGCCTGGCCTGCTACGTGCTCGATGGCGACAACATTCGCCATGGTCTCTGCAAAGACCTCGGCTTCTCCGACGCCGACCGCGAGGAGAACATCCGCCGCATCGGTGAAGTGAGCAAGCTGTTCCTCGATGCCGGCGTGGTGGTGCTCACCGCGTTTGTGTCGCCCTTCAAGGCCGACCGCGATCGCGCCCGCGCCCTGGTGCAGGCCGGCGACTTCGTGGAAATCCACTGCGCCGCTGATCTGAGCGTCTGCGAGCAGCGCGACACCAAAGGCCTCTACGCCAAGGCCCGCGCCGGGGAGATCAAGGAATTCACCGGGATCTCAAGCCCCTATGAAGCCCCAGAAGCCCCAGAACTCAAGGTGGATACCGGCAGCCAGAGCCTCGAGCAGAGCGTGGAGCAGGTGCTGGCCTACTTGAGCGCCCAGGGCGTTATTCCCCAGAAGGGCTGA
- a CDS encoding AI-2E family transporter: MLERLVLPLWLRLSLALPLLTLNLWVLRQLLLPLAPFPALFVAAALIAFLLDLPTRWLADRGLPRWLAVLLVVGLGLGLLVLSALWLVPRLVEQLGELINALPSWLAEGEIWLDRLEEWASGRGLPTDFTDLSSTLFARASQLASQLSQRVLGILGATVGITVNTVIVVVLAVFLLLGGERIVAGLARWLPESVRELVTTTLNRTFRGYFAGQVLLALILSVLQIVVFTLLGIPYGVLFAVAIGFTTLVPYASALTIVLVSVLLALDNPRTGLEVLAAAISVGQVVDQVIQPRLMGSIVGLQPAWLLVSLPVGARIGSLMGFGDLLGLLLAVPVASCIKTFFDAWRPQQPEPLSPSGE; this comes from the coding sequence ATGCTCGAGCGCCTGGTGCTGCCGCTCTGGTTGCGCCTCAGCCTGGCTCTGCCCCTGCTCACCCTCAATCTCTGGGTGTTGCGTCAGTTGCTGCTGCCTTTGGCGCCTTTCCCGGCGCTGTTTGTGGCGGCAGCTTTGATCGCTTTTCTGTTGGATCTGCCCACCCGCTGGCTGGCGGATCGTGGCCTACCTCGCTGGCTGGCGGTGTTGCTGGTGGTGGGTCTGGGCCTCGGCTTGTTGGTGTTGTCGGCGCTGTGGCTGGTGCCGCGGTTGGTGGAGCAGCTCGGTGAGCTGATCAATGCCCTTCCGTCGTGGTTGGCGGAAGGCGAAATCTGGCTCGATCGTTTGGAGGAATGGGCGTCGGGACGCGGACTGCCCACCGATTTCACCGACCTCAGCAGCACCCTGTTTGCCCGCGCCAGTCAGTTGGCCAGCCAGCTCAGCCAGCGGGTGCTTGGGATTCTTGGGGCCACGGTGGGCATCACCGTGAACACCGTGATCGTGGTGGTGCTGGCGGTGTTTCTACTGCTGGGCGGCGAGCGGATCGTGGCCGGCCTGGCCCGCTGGCTGCCGGAGAGCGTGCGCGAGCTGGTCACCACCACCTTGAACCGCACCTTTCGCGGGTATTTCGCCGGCCAGGTGCTGCTGGCGTTGATCCTGAGCGTGCTGCAGATCGTGGTGTTCACGCTGTTGGGGATCCCCTACGGCGTGCTGTTCGCTGTTGCTATCGGCTTCACCACCCTGGTGCCCTACGCCAGTGCCCTCACGATCGTGCTGGTGAGCGTGCTGTTGGCGCTCGATAACCCCCGCACCGGCCTGGAGGTGCTGGCCGCGGCCATCAGCGTGGGCCAGGTGGTGGATCAAGTGATCCAGCCGCGCCTGATGGGCAGCATCGTGGGCCTGCAGCCCGCTTGGCTGCTGGTGTCGCTGCCGGTGGGTGCGCGCATCGGCAGCTTGATGGGCTTCGGCGATCTCCTGGGGCTGCTGCTGGCGGTGCCCGTGGCGAGCTGCATCAAAACCTTCTTCGATGCCTGGCGGCCGCAGCAGCCCGAGCCGCTCAGCCCTTCTGGGGAATAA
- the purE gene encoding 5-(carboxyamino)imidazole ribonucleotide mutase, which yields MSEQSAPLVAVVMGSDSDLPTMQPAVAMLERFGVAAEVRVLSAHRTPLEMVAFAEAAAGRGFKVIIAGAGGAAHLPGMVASLTTLPVIGVPVQTRALSGVDSLHSIVQMPAGIPVATVAIGNGANAGLLAAQILATADAALAERVAAYRQELHDQVVAKDARLLELGSAAYLNQMG from the coding sequence ATGTCTGAACAGTCAGCCCCCCTGGTGGCCGTGGTGATGGGCAGCGACTCCGACCTGCCCACCATGCAGCCGGCAGTGGCCATGCTCGAGCGCTTCGGGGTGGCAGCGGAGGTGCGGGTGCTGTCAGCCCACCGCACGCCCTTGGAGATGGTGGCCTTCGCTGAGGCCGCCGCCGGCCGCGGTTTCAAAGTGATCATCGCCGGAGCAGGCGGCGCCGCGCACCTGCCGGGCATGGTGGCCTCGCTCACCACGCTTCCGGTGATTGGAGTGCCGGTGCAGACGCGCGCACTCTCCGGCGTGGATTCGCTGCATTCGATCGTGCAGATGCCAGCGGGTATTCCCGTGGCCACGGTGGCCATCGGCAACGGCGCCAATGCCGGGCTGCTGGCGGCCCAGATCCTGGCCACAGCGGATGCTGCTCTGGCGGAGCGGGTGGCGGCCTACCGGCAGGAGCTCCACGATCAGGTGGTGGCGAAGGATGCCCGCTTGCTGGAGCTCGGCAGCGCCGCTTATCTCAATCAGATGGGCTGA
- a CDS encoding N-acetylglucosamine-6-phosphate deacetylase, which produces MRWLSCVRLPTEPGQWRIGLDRQGVIQQVQPLPASSAARGESWRGDWLSPMGIDLQINGGLGLAFPELTPGDLPRLLELLERLWRDGVEAIAPTLVTCGIPELRQALAVLREARAAHQPGRCRLLGAHLEGPFLAEARRGAHPRQHLAAPSLEALNARIAGHEQEIALVTLAPELAGAGEVIGALQELGILVSLGHSEATEAQAAEAFHQGVGMITHAFNAMPGLHHRAPGPIAAAALRGDVALGLIADGVHVAPSMAVLLQRLLPEQVLLVSDALAPYGLADGVHRWDERALIVENGSCRLEDGTLAGVTLPLLEAVRRLASWSGDAEQAIAAATVLPRRLLGGTGPLPQQLIGRPLAELLRWSGDAGDLRWSRAA; this is translated from the coding sequence ATGCGCTGGCTCAGCTGTGTGCGCCTGCCGACTGAGCCTGGCCAGTGGCGGATCGGCCTGGATCGCCAGGGCGTGATCCAACAGGTGCAGCCCTTGCCTGCCAGCAGCGCCGCCCGCGGCGAGAGCTGGCGTGGCGACTGGCTGAGCCCAATGGGCATCGACCTGCAAATCAACGGCGGCCTGGGACTGGCCTTTCCGGAACTCACACCCGGCGATCTGCCGCGGCTGCTCGAGCTCCTGGAGCGGCTCTGGCGCGATGGGGTGGAAGCGATCGCGCCCACGCTGGTGACCTGCGGCATCCCCGAGCTGCGCCAAGCCCTGGCGGTGCTGCGCGAAGCCAGGGCAGCGCATCAGCCGGGCCGTTGCCGCTTGCTGGGGGCGCATCTGGAGGGGCCCTTCCTGGCGGAGGCCCGGCGCGGTGCCCATCCCCGCCAGCACCTGGCGGCTCCCAGCCTGGAAGCTCTCAACGCACGGATCGCCGGCCATGAACAGGAGATCGCCCTGGTCACGCTGGCACCAGAACTTGCCGGCGCCGGCGAGGTGATTGGGGCCCTCCAGGAGCTGGGCATCCTCGTGAGCCTCGGCCACAGCGAGGCCACGGAAGCCCAGGCCGCCGAAGCCTTCCATCAGGGAGTGGGGATGATCACCCACGCCTTTAACGCCATGCCGGGCCTGCACCACCGCGCCCCGGGGCCGATCGCCGCGGCCGCCCTGCGGGGAGACGTGGCCCTGGGCCTGATCGCCGATGGGGTGCACGTGGCGCCCTCGATGGCGGTCTTGCTGCAGCGGCTGCTGCCCGAGCAGGTGCTGCTGGTGAGCGATGCCCTGGCCCCCTACGGCCTGGCCGATGGGGTGCACCGCTGGGATGAGCGGGCCCTGATCGTGGAGAACGGCAGCTGCCGTCTGGAGGACGGCACCCTCGCCGGGGTAACCCTGCCTCTGCTGGAAGCGGTGCGGCGCCTGGCCAGCTGGAGCGGCGATGCCGAGCAAGCCATCGCTGCGGCCACCGTGCTGCCCCGGCGCCTCCTGGGCGGCACAGGGCCATTGCCGCAGCAGCTGATCGGCCGTCCCCTGGCGGAGCTGCTGCGCTGGAGCGGCGACGCCGGAGATCTGCGCTGGAGCCGGGCGGCCTGA
- the bchM gene encoding magnesium protoporphyrin IX methyltransferase, with the protein MPTEQLLNTTEAQKAAEKQEVKGYFETTGFDRWNRIYSESDDVNKVQRNIRIGHQKTVDNVLAWLKEQGNLAGRSFCDAGCGVGSLTLPLAELGAGSIAASDLSEAMVKEAERRANEAGVQKGQISFLASDLESLSGRYNTVVCLDVFIHYPQEPAEEMVRHLASMAEQHLIVSFAPYTPLLALLKGIGQLFPGPSKTTRAYTLKEAGIVKAAEEAGFVLKQRSLNQAPFYFSRLLAFEKA; encoded by the coding sequence ATGCCCACCGAGCAGCTTCTCAACACCACTGAGGCCCAGAAGGCCGCCGAGAAGCAGGAGGTGAAGGGCTACTTCGAAACGACTGGTTTCGATCGCTGGAACCGCATCTACAGCGAGTCGGACGACGTGAACAAGGTGCAGCGCAACATCCGTATCGGCCACCAGAAAACGGTGGACAACGTGCTGGCCTGGCTCAAGGAGCAGGGCAACCTGGCGGGCCGCAGCTTCTGTGATGCCGGCTGCGGCGTGGGCAGCCTCACCCTGCCGCTGGCTGAGCTGGGAGCCGGCTCCATCGCCGCTTCGGACCTCTCGGAAGCGATGGTGAAGGAAGCCGAGCGGCGCGCCAACGAAGCGGGCGTGCAAAAGGGGCAGATCAGCTTCCTGGCCTCCGACCTCGAAAGCCTGAGCGGCCGCTACAACACCGTGGTGTGCCTGGATGTGTTCATCCACTACCCGCAGGAGCCGGCCGAGGAGATGGTGCGCCACCTGGCCTCCATGGCCGAGCAGCACCTGATCGTGAGCTTTGCCCCGTACACGCCGCTGCTGGCCCTGCTCAAAGGCATTGGCCAACTGTTCCCCGGACCCAGCAAAACCACTCGCGCCTACACCCTCAAAGAAGCCGGCATCGTGAAAGCCGCTGAGGAAGCGGGCTTCGTGCTGAAGCAGCGCAGCCTCAACCAAGCCCCCTTCTATTTCTCCCGCCTGCTGGCCTTCGAGAAGGCCTGA